The Jannaschia sp. GRR-S6-38 genomic interval CCGACTGGGCGCAGCGTCCGCTGGGCGTGCAGGTCCTGGCGCTGGCCTATCGCTCGGGCGAGCCCTGGAACGAGAGTGGCTTCTCGAACCCCGAGTTCGACGCCGCCCTGACCGAGGCGCTGGCCATCGCGGATGCGGATGCCCGGCGCGAGGTCATGGCCCGGATCCAGAAGATCATGCAGGACGAGGGCGTCATCATCCAGCCGTACTGGCGCTCGACCTACCGCCACGCCAAGCCCGAGGTGGTGGGCGCCGAGATGCACCCGACCTTCGAGATCCACGTCTACAAGCTGGGCTGGGCGGCCTGAACGCGAAACGGCCGCGCCCCTGACGGGCGCGGCCGCTCATTCATGACGGGCCCGGCCGCCCGCGGGCGGCTTCGCGTCTGATCTCAGATCAGGTCGCGGACTGCCTTGGCCACGGCTTCCGGCGTGATGCCGAAATGGGCGAACAGCTCCTCGGCGGGGGCCGAGGCGCCGTAGCCCTCCATCCCCACGAAGGCGCCCTTGTCGCGCTTGCCGCGCTCGCCGAAGAGCCAGCGATCCCAGCCCATGCGCGCGCCCGCCTCGACGGCCACCCGGACGGGGCCCGCGGGCAGGACCTTCTTGCGGTATTTCTCGTCCTGCGCCTCGAACAGCTCCCAGGAGGGCATCGAGACGACGCGCGTGCCGATCCCGTCCTGCTGCAGCAGGTCGCGGGCCTTCATCGCCACGTCGACCTCCGAGCCCGTGGCCATCAGGATCGCCATGCGCTTGCCGTCGGCATCGGCCAGGACATAGGCGCCCTGCGCGACGAGGTTCTTGTTCGAGAACTCCTTGCGCTGGGTCGGCATCGACTGCCGCGACAACACGAGGACCGACGGCGTCTCGGTCGCGGTCAGCGCCAGCTCCCAGGCCTCGGCGGTCTCGGCCGTGTCGCAGGGCCGGAAGACGTTGGTGTTGGGCGTCGCGCGACAGATCGCCAGATGCTCGACCGGCTGGTGCGTCGGCCCGTCCTCGCCCAGCCCGATCGAGTCGTGGGTCATCACGAAGGTCGACGGGATGCCCATCAGCGCCGCCAGCCGCATCGCGGGGCGGGCGTAATCGGTGAAGGCGAAGAAGGTGCCGCCATAGGGGCGCACGCCGCCATGCAGGGCCAGCCCGTTCAGCGCGGCGGCCATGCCGTGCTCGCGGATGCCGTAATAGATGTACCGGCCATCGCGGTTTTCGGGGCCGAAGACGCCCAGATCCTCGGTCAGCGTGTTGTTCGAGCCCGTCAGGTCGGCCGAGCCGCCCACCGTCTCGGGCATGATCGGGTTCACGACCTCGAGCACCATCTCGGAGGATTTGCGCGTGGCGACCTTGGGCTGGCTTTCGGCCAGCTGGCGCTTGAGCGCCTTGATCGTGGCCGACAGCTTCTTCGGCGCCTCGCGGCGCAGGGCACGCTCGAAATGGTCCTTCTTGCCGCGGCCCAGCTCGGCGAAGCGGACCTCCCATTCGGCGCGCGCCTCGGCGCCGCGGGCGCCGATCGCTTCCCATTCGGCCTTCAGGTCCTCGGGGATCTCGAAGGGCGCGTGCTCCCAGCCATAGGCCCGCTTGGTGGCCGAGATCAGCTCGGGATCGGTCAGCGCGCCATGCCCCTTCGAGGTATCCTGCGCCGAGGAGCCGATGGCGATATGCGTCTTGCAGGCGACCATCGTGGGCTTCTTGCCCTTCTTGGCGTCGGTCAGCGCGGCGTCGATCGCTTGCGGATCGTGGCCATCGACCTCGAGCACGTCCCAGCCCGCGGCCTTGAAGCGCTGCTTCTGGTCGGTGACGTCGGCGATCGAGACCTTGCCGTCGATGGTGATCCCGTTGTCGTCCCACAGGACGATCAGATGCGACAGCTCCAGCTTGCCGGCCAGCGCGATGGCCTCGTGGCTGACGCCCTCCATCAGGCAGCCATCGCCCGCGATGACCCAGGTGTGGTGATCGACGATCTTGCGGCCGAAGCGGGCGCGCTGGATCTCCTCCGCGATGGCCATGCCGACCGCGGTGGCGATGCCCTGGCCCAGCGGGCCGGTCGTGGTCTCGATCCCCGGCGCGTGGCCGTATTCGGGATGGCCCGCCGTGATCGCGCCCAGCTGGCGGAAGTTGCGGATCTGCTCGAGCGTCATCTCGGGATAGCCAGTGAGATAGAGCAGCGAATAGAGCAGCATCGAGCCGTGGCCCGCCGACAGCACGAAGCGGTCGCGATCGGGCCAGTCGGGGCGGCTCGCGTCGAATTTCAGGTGCTTCTCGAACAGGACGGTGGCGACATCCGCCATGCCCATCGGCATGCCTGAATGGCCGGAATTGGCGGCGGCCACGGCGTCCAGCGTCAGCGTCCGGATCGCGGCGGCGCGGCGCCAGTGTTCGGGGTTGGCGGCGCGCAGCGCGTCGAGATCGGGGCTGGTGGTGGCGTCGCTCATCGTGGTCTCCGTCGCTAGGGCCCTGCCGGCTGGCTTCGGCACTGCCTTTAGCAGGCTCGCGCGGGTTCGCAAGCACGGGCGGGCTTGGCTTTGACAAGGCGCGCGGATTGCGGTCCCCTGTGCGCGAACCCGGGCAGAGGGGCAGGAGAAATGGAAAAACAGGCGGAACTGGACAGCCAGATCGCGCGGATCGAGGCGGCGCTGGGCGCCACCGCGAAAGCGCTGGCGGCGGCGAAGGCGCGGGCGTCCGATGACGCGGCGCGGCAGAAAGCCCAGGAGGAGGCCGAGGCCGCCCGGGCAGAGGCCGAAAGCCTCAGGGCCCGCGTGGTCGAGCTGGAGGAAGCGCTGAAGGCGCAGGACGCCAAGGCGGCCGGGCCCGCCCCGGGCGAGGCCGACGGCGTGCGAATGCGCGCGGCCCTCGAGGCGATGCAGGCCGCGAGCGCCGATCTGCGTGCCCAGGCGCCGGGCGCGGCGGACGCCTCGCTCCAGGCCGAGAACGAGGCGCTGCGCGCCGCGCGCGCCATGGACCTGGCCGAGATGCAGGCCCTCCTGGCCGAGCTGGAACCGATGCTGGAGGCCTCCAATGCCTGACATGACCATCGAAATCGGAGGCCGCGCCTTCACCGTCGCCTGCCAGGATGGCGAGGAAGGCTACCTGAAGGCGGCGGCCGAGCTTCTGGACCGCGAGGCGCAGGCGCTGGGCCAGGCGGGCGGGCGGCTGACGCAGGACCGGATGCTCCTGATGGCCGGGCTGATGCTGGCCGACAAGACGATTTCCGCCGACGAGGAGCTGCGCGCGCTGGACCGGCGCCTGTCGCAGCAGACCCAGCTCATCGACGAGATGCAGAGCCGCGCGGCGCCCGAGCCGGTCGAGATCGTCCGCGAAGTCGAGAAGGAAGTCGTCCGCGAGACGGTGCCGCAATCGGCCATCGACCGGCTGGAGGCGCTGGCGGCACAGGCCGAGAAGATGGCCGCGGAGGCCGGTGAACTCGCCTGAGCGCGTGCGCTGGCGTCGCATCGCGGGCCCCGCGGCGACGCTGCTTCTGATCCTCCTGGTCCTGCCCTTCGTCCTTTATGCGGTGGGGCGGGGCCT includes:
- the tkt gene encoding transketolase, yielding MSDATTSPDLDALRAANPEHWRRAAAIRTLTLDAVAAANSGHSGMPMGMADVATVLFEKHLKFDASRPDWPDRDRFVLSAGHGSMLLYSLLYLTGYPEMTLEQIRNFRQLGAITAGHPEYGHAPGIETTTGPLGQGIATAVGMAIAEEIQRARFGRKIVDHHTWVIAGDGCLMEGVSHEAIALAGKLELSHLIVLWDDNGITIDGKVSIADVTDQKQRFKAAGWDVLEVDGHDPQAIDAALTDAKKGKKPTMVACKTHIAIGSSAQDTSKGHGALTDPELISATKRAYGWEHAPFEIPEDLKAEWEAIGARGAEARAEWEVRFAELGRGKKDHFERALRREAPKKLSATIKALKRQLAESQPKVATRKSSEMVLEVVNPIMPETVGGSADLTGSNNTLTEDLGVFGPENRDGRYIYYGIREHGMAAALNGLALHGGVRPYGGTFFAFTDYARPAMRLAALMGIPSTFVMTHDSIGLGEDGPTHQPVEHLAICRATPNTNVFRPCDTAETAEAWELALTATETPSVLVLSRQSMPTQRKEFSNKNLVAQGAYVLADADGKRMAILMATGSEVDVAMKARDLLQQDGIGTRVVSMPSWELFEAQDEKYRKKVLPAGPVRVAVEAGARMGWDRWLFGERGKRDKGAFVGMEGYGASAPAEELFAHFGITPEAVAKAVRDLI
- a CDS encoding cell division protein ZapA, which encodes MPDMTIEIGGRAFTVACQDGEEGYLKAAAELLDREAQALGQAGGRLTQDRMLLMAGLMLADKTISADEELRALDRRLSQQTQLIDEMQSRAAPEPVEIVREVEKEVVRETVPQSAIDRLEALAAQAEKMAAEAGELA